Part of the Heterodontus francisci isolate sHetFra1 chromosome 7, sHetFra1.hap1, whole genome shotgun sequence genome is shown below.
aaccatcctggtgggggatggaggtgtagagcgattggacgtccatagtgaagaggagacggttgggaccaggaaactggaaattgtcaaaatgacgtagggcatcagaagagtcacggatgtaggcgggaagagactggaccagcggagaaaagatagaagcaaaatactgtggatgctggaaatctgaaacaaaaacaagaaatgctggattcactcagcaggtctggcagcatctgtggaaagagaagcagagttaacgtttcgggtcagtgacccttcttcggaactgacaaatttaagaaaagtcacagattataaacaagtgaggtgggggttgggcaagagataacaaaggagaaaagatagagtctagataggaagaaataagttcagtggggcaggagcaggctgacacaatgggtctgccagcacagtcccgtttgtggattttgggaaggaggtagaagcgggctgcccgtgttgtgggactatgaggttgaaagctgtagagggaagttctccagaggagatgaggtcagtgacagtcctttggacggtggcttgatgttcggtggtggggtcatggtccagagggaggtaggaagaggtgtctgtgagttggcgttgagcttctgcaaggtagaggtcggtacgccatacaacaacagcatcacccttgtctgcaggttaataataacagtacagcacaggaacaggccattcggccctccaagcctgcgccgatcttgatgcctgccgaaacaaaaaccttctgcacttcctgggacctctattcccatcctattcatatatttgtcaagatgcctcttaaacgtcgctattgtacctgcttccaccacctcccccggcaacaagttccaagcactcaccaccctctgtgtaaagaacttgcctcgcacatcctctctaaactttgcccctcataccttaaaccaatgtcccctagtaactgactcttccaccctgggaaaaagcttctgactatccactctgtccatgccgctcataactcatgtcgcccctccacctccgtcgttccagtcctGCCCTCACCCTGTCTCCACTCTCCTTCCCCTGCTCTATGCCCACTCTCTTGCCCTCTCCCTGTATCCACTCTCCTGCTCTCACCCTGTCTCCACTCTCGTGTCCTCAATCTGTGTCCACTCTTGTTTCCTCACCCTGTGCCCACTCTCCTGCTCTCACCCTGTCTCCACTCTTGTGTCCTCACCCTGTGCCCACTCTCTTGCTCTCACCCTGTCTCCACTCTTGTGTCCTCACCCTGTCTCCACTCTCCTGCCCTCACACTTTCTCCACTCTTGTGTTCTTACCCTGTGCCAACTCTCCTGTCCTCACTCTTTGTCTccttgagtgagagagaaaggaacagaggatatgttgatgggatgggatgaaggagggtgggaggaggctaatgtggagtataaacaccagcacggagcagatgggctgaatgtcctgttcctgtgttgtaaataCAATGACATTCTTTGTAACTTCATGCTTGGTTTGGGAACAGTAAAAGACCCTAAATTAGCCATCGAGGGCAGTACTGAAACTACTTCTGCTCAGTGGCGTCACACAGGTTGGTTAATATCACCTATGAGAGGTGTGAACACAGAGTTCTTTTGTCTAACAGTGAGTTATGTCCAAAGATTTATTCAGTAACCTTCACAGCGACTTGCCTGGGCTTGTTGCTTTGGGAGGCAGTTTGTTTTCCTGTGTCATTGTCTCCAGCTTGCCAACCAAACAGATATTTGATCCTGTGCTGCTGCTCCCTGCAATGGGGCACTCGGAGACTCGCTGACACAAGCAGACACCAGGGATTAATTGGTACAGGGCCACCATTTTGTTTATGTGAATAACATCAAAGGTAAGTTAACAAGGAGTTTGAATGTACAGTAACAGTTGTAAACTGAAACTTGCCTGTGTGTGTTCAGTGGTGACAGACATTTATAAATGGACACATGTAGAGAAAGGGCCCAGTCGCACAGGGCAGGGCatgaggggaagggcccagtcccacagggcaggacACCTGGCAAGGACCCAGTCCCAGAGGGCAGGACACCAGGAGAAGGGCCCAGTCCAACCAggcagggcaccaggggaagggcccagtacCACCGggcaggacaccaggggaagggcccagtcccacaaggcagggcaccaggggaagggcccagtcccacagggcagggcaccaggggaagggcccactCCCACAGGGCAGGGCACCAGGAGAATGGCCCAGTCCCACAAggcagggcaccaggggaagggcccagtcccagagggcagggcaccaggagaagggcccagtcccacaaggCAGGGCACcatgggaagggcccagtcccacaaggcagggcaccaggggaagggcccagtcccacaaggcagggcaccaggggaagggcccagtcccacagggcaggacaccaggggaagggcccagtcccacaaggcaggacaccaggggaagggcccagtcgcACAGGGCAGGGCatgaggggaagggcccagtcccacagggcagggcaccaggggaagggcccagtcccacaaggCAGGGCACCAGGGGACGGGCCCAGTCCCAGAGGGCAGGGCACCAggagaagggcccagtcccacaaggCAGGGCACcatgggaagggcccagtcccacaaggcagggcaccaggggaagggcccagtcccacaaggCAGGGCatcaggggaagggcccagtcccacaaggCAGGgtaccaggggaagggcccagtcccagagggcagggcaccaggagaagggcccagtcccacaaggCTGGGCACcatgggaagggcccagtcccacaatgCAGGACACCTGGGAAAGGCCCAGTCCAACAGggcaggacaccaggggaagggcccagtcccacagggcagggcaccAAGGGAAGGGCCAGCCCCACAGGGCagtacaccaggggaagggcccagtcccacagggcaggacacctgggaagggcccagtcccacagggcagggaaccaggggaagggcccagtcccacaaggCAGGGCACCAGGGAAAGGACCCAGTCCCACAGtgcagggcaccaggggaaggacCCAGTCCCACAtggcagggcaccaggggaagggcccagtacCACAGGGCAGGACACCAGGGTAAGGGCCCATTCCCACAGggcaggacaccaggggaagggcccagtcccacagggcaggacaccaggggaaggggccAGTCCCACCgggcagggcaccaggggaagggcccagtcccacagggcagacaccaCGGGAAGGGCCCAGCCCCACAAggcagggcaccaggggaaggacCCAGTTCCACagggcagggcaccaggggaagggccagTCCCACAAGGCAGGGCatcaggggaagggcccagtcccacagggcagggcaccAGGGTAAGGGCCCAGTACCACAGGGCAGGACACCAGGTGAAGGGCCCAGTCCCATAAGGCAGGggaccaggggaagggcccagtcccacagggcagacaccgggggaagggcccagtcccacagggcaggggaccaggggaagggcccagtcccagagGGCAGGggaccaggggaagggcccagtcccacagggcagacaccaGGAGAAGGGCCTAGTCCCACAGGCACAGTGTCTCCCTCACCCTGAACTTATCCATTGGAAAACATTCCAAGGAGTTTCACAGAagcgttattaaacaaaatttgatagTGAGTTACATAAAGACAGAATATTACATCAGACAGCTTTTTAAAGGTTGGTCAAaaatgtaggttttaagaagcaacttaacataagaacataagaactaggagcaggagtaggcaattcagcccctcgagcctgctcctccatttaatacaatcatggctgatctcatctcagcctcaactccactttcctgcccattctccataacctttcaatccattactaattaaaaatctgtctatctcctccttaaatttactcaatgtcccggcatccaccgcactctggggtagtgaattccacagactcacgaccctttgagagaagtaatttctcctcatctcagttttaaatctgctaccccttatcctaaaactatgacctctctttCTAGTttgccctacaagaggaaacatcctctctatgtctactttgtcaatccccttaatcatcttatatacctcaattagatctcctctcattcttctaaactctagagagtaaaggcctaaactgctcaatctctcttcataagacaaacccctcatctctggaatcaatctagtgaacctcctctgaactgcctccaatgcaactacatccctcctcaagtaaggggaccaaaactgtacgcaatactccaggtgcggtctcactaatgccttgtacagttgcagcaacacttccctacttttatattctattcctttagcactaaatgccaaaattccatttgccttccttattacctgttgtacctgcatactagttttctgcgattcatgcatgaggacacccagatccctctgcaaagcactctgaagtttctctccatttagataataatttgtctttctattccaaccaaaatggataacctcacacttatccacgttaaactccatttgccaaattttggcccattcacctaacctatccatatccatttgtaaatttcttatttctttattgcaacttactatcccacctattttagtgtcatctgcaaatctggctatagtaccttctatccctgcatccaagtcattaatatagattgtaaatagttggggcccgaggactgaaccctgtggcaccccactagttacatcttgctaaccagataaagacccatttatcccgactctctgttttctgttggttagtcaatcatctatccaagctaataaattgcccctaaccccatgtgatcttaccttgtgtattaaccttttgtgcgtcaccttatcaaatgccttctggaagtccagatatactacatctacaggatggcactattgataacaccttccatcactttactgatgattgagagtagactgatggggtggtaattggccgggttggacttgtcctgctttttgtgtacaggacatacctgggcaattttccacgttgcagggtggatgccagtgttgtagctgtactggaacagcttgtccaggggcacagcaagttctgcagcacaggtcttcagtactattgctggaatattgtcagggcccatagcttttgcagtatccagtcccttcagtcatttcgtgatatcacgtggagtgaatcgaattggctgaagtctgacatctgtgatgctggggacttcaggaggaggccaagatggatcatcaactcggcacttctggctgaagattgttgcaaatgcttcagccttatctttagcactgatgtgctgggcttccccatcattgaggatggggatatttgtggagccacctcctccagttagttgtttaattgtccaccaccattcatggctggatgtggcaggactgcagagcttagatctgatccgttggttatgggatcgcttagctctgtctatcgcatgctgcttacgcagtttggcatgcagatagtcctgtgttgtagcttcaccaggttgacacctcattttgaggtatgcctggtgctgctcctggcatgccctcctgcactcttcattgaaccagggttggtctcctggcttgatggtaatggtagagtgggggatatgccagaccatgaggttacagattgtggttgagtacaattctgctgctgctgatggtccacagtgcctcatgggtgtccagttttgcattgctagatctgttcgaaatctatcccatttagcacggtgatagtgcaacacaacacgatggacggtatcctcaatgtgaaggcgggacttcgtctccacaagtactgtgtggtggtcactcctaccaatacggtcatggacagaagcatctgcggcaggcagattggtgaggacgaggtcaagtatgtttttccctcgtgttggttgcctcaccacctgccgcagacccagtctagcagctatgtcctttaggactcggccagctcggtcagtagtggtgctaccgagccactcttggtgatggacattgaagtcccccacccagaatacattttgtgcccttgccaccctcagtgcttcctccaagtgctgttcaacatggaggagtactgactcatcagctgagggagggcggtaggtggtaatcagtaggaggttaccttgcccatgtttgacctgatgccatgtgacttcatgggatccagagtcgatgttgaggactcccagggcaagaccctccctactgtataccactgtgccaccacctctgctgggtctgtcctgccggtgggacaagacatacccagggatggtgatggcagtgtctgggacattgtctgtaaggtatgattccgtgagtatgactatgtcaggctgttgtttgactcgtctgtgggacagctctcccaactttggcacaagcccccagatgttagtaaggaggactttgcagggtcgacagggctgggtttgccgttgtcgtttccggtgcctaggtcgatgccgggtggtccatccggattcattcctttttattgacttcatagcggttaggtacaactgagtggcttgctagaccatttcagagggcatgtaagagttaaccacattgctgtgggtctggagtcacatgtaggccagaccaggtaaggacagcagatttccttccctaaaggacattagtgaacccgatgggtttttacaataatcgacactggtttcatggtcatcattagactagcttttaattccagattttttattaattaaattaaaattccaccttctgctgtggtgggattcgaacccatgtccccagagaaataccctgggtctctgggttactagtccagtgataataccactacgccaccgtctaccCTCtgatgtgagtaactcacctcctgactccccaaagcctgtccaccatctacaaggcacaagtcaggagtgtgatggaatactctccacttgcctggatgggtgcagctccaacaacactcaagacgctcgacaccatccaggacaaagtggcccacttgattggcaccccatctacaaacattcactccctccaccactgacacacagtagcagcagtgtgtaccatctacaagatgcactgcagcaatgcaccaaggctccttagacagtatctcccaaacccacgacctccatcaacaagaaggacaagggcagcagatgcatgggaacaccaccagctgcaagttcccctccaagtcacacaccatcctgtcttggaactatatcgccgttccttcactgtcactgggtcaaaatcctgtaactcccttcctaacagcactgtgggtgtacctaccccacatggactgcagcggttcaagaaggcagctcaccaccaccttctcaagggcaattagggatgggcaataaatgctggcctggccagtgacacccacatcccatgaatgaataaaaaaaaagatcagcaagaaagtgaaaaacagaaggtaaattaactgatggttgggtcgtgcGTGGGAAAaagatggaaggactcgggccgggtcaggctcggggtcggatgtgattctgtcgggctcgggtcgggtttttttttgcagacccgagcaggcctttaatgggtGGTATTTCCTTACCCATTGTGATTACCCCTCACCCACCTCACTCGCTGCTCTGGTGTTGCTTTATTGTTCAGTTCTTCTGAAGATGTGTCATTGTCATGAACATTGTCAAGGCTGAGTTAAGAGTATAGCCCAGTATTGAATTAAAAGCTGTCCTGAAAATATTCATCTGTTTATTTGTGTAGAATTTATGGATTCGCTTTACTCATTGCTGCGAAATGAGATTGGGACGTTTGAGAAGCATGTTCAGAGCTGTAGAGACTCGTTTGATCTGGTGACTCTGAGTAGATTTCTGTCAGCGATAACTGAACAAGATGCAGCAAGTGTTGACAGCCTCCAGCGAGTGAGACAGCTGGCAAGTCGCCAAGGCACGAACAAGGTAGCGTTCAAAGGTGGAAGCTCCAATGTTAATGTCTACGTCTCATGGCTATCCGCCTATTTGGAATACCTCCAAGCACTGAAGGAGACATTCGATGACAAGGTTGTTATTCCTCTCTGTGAAAACCTGTATGTCAATGAGGACACAGAAAGCCTTGGAGTTTCGAGCGACTCCTCTAACTTTCCCTCGTCGACATCTTCTCAAACCAGCTCCTATCACCAGCAGAAGAAAGGTTCTGGCAGGCACCAGATAGCTCAGCATGAGCTGCCAATGGACTCGATCCCGAAGATTGCAAAGGAACTCTTTAATGTACGGAGGAGATGGGCTTTGCTTCTGACCAATGACACAATCAAAGACGAGTATTTCAATCCACAAAGTGTTGCTGACCTCCTCAGGGTGGACACCCCAATACATCTCACCAAAGTTTTACGGCTGATACCTGACATCTTCTACAAAACCTTATTGGCTACAGATCTATCAAGGCAATGGGTAGACCTTCATGAATGTAGGTATGGTCTACTGGAGCTCACAGTCCCTGTAGCTAAGGGTTTTTACAATAGTTATGGACCTACAATGAGTGAAGTATTTCTGGTCAATGAGAAGGAACTGTTAATGCATAAGGAAGAAAAAACCATGGGATCAAGCAAAGATCAGCGATTTCAAACAACTTTCCATAAGTCTTCAGAAGAGGTTGATGATTTTAACTGTGTGAAGACAAAATTAAGAGTGGACCAAGAAGAACTTGATTTCCTCCTTAGGAGAGAGGAACATGTGAAGAACCTGGAGAAACAGACACAGGAGTCAGGGTTCAAAGTTCATAACCTACATTCGCAGCTGGAAGAAGCTAAGCAGGAAACTGAGCTGACACAACAAAGACGAAACATTGAGGTACTGGGTAAACGAGAAGAGGGAGCGATGAACAGGAGGCGCAGGACAAATCTCCGGAAGATTGAAGAGCTGGAGAGACAGTTGAAGCTGGAAAAGTACCGGTACAGGATACTGGAAGGTGATTGGCTGCTGGAATTGGAAATTAGACCCTCGTTGATTCGCCACATGGAGATGGTAAGAGAATTGTCACCAGGAGGAAGTTCAGCAAACTCATGGAGAGAACAGATACTGAGAGAAATCAAACACAGTCATGGAATCTTGACCTTTATCTCGAGGGAgctggaatataaaggggaggaagtgatgttacagtttatataaagcactgatcagaccccatctggagtaactgggttcagttctgggccctGCACCTCAAGAAGGAGATATTGGCCTTGAAGAGGGGGCAGCACAGATTcatgcagtcatagagtcatttatagaaAGACGCCACTTGGCTgttcggctctccatggagcaatccagtcagtcccactccctcgctcaattcttatagccctgaaagtttatttccttcaactagCCATCCAATTTACTTATGAaatcatcatctccgcttccaccaccctcgtgggcaatgagttccaggtcattaccattcgttgtgtaaaacagttcttcctcatattccccctgcatctcttacccaaaaccttcactctgtgtcccctagtccttgtaccatcagttaatgggaacagtttttccttggctaaattatctaagcccgtcataatcttgtacacttccattaaatttcccctcaatctcctttgttctaagaagaacaaacccagcttttctaaactaaccttgtaacgaaaatcctggaaccattctggtaaatctcctctgcaccctcacatctttcctaaagtgtggagaccagaactggatgcaaaactctataaagctaaccagagctttataaaggttcagcataacttccctgcttttgtactcaatgtctctatttatgaagctcaaggtctcatatactttactaaccactctctcaatatgtcctgccaccttcaaagatctatgcacatgaacccccaggtccctctgttcctgcacactctttagaattgtgccattaaggggAGGCATTGTGGTAataccactggactagtaatccagaggcccaggctctagggacacgggttcaaatcccaccatggcagatggtgaaacttaaattcaattaagaaatctggaattaaaagctagtctaatgatggccatgaaaccattgtcgattgttgcaaaaacccatctggttcactaatgtgctttagggaaggaaatctgctgtcctgacctggtctggcctacatgtgactccagacccaaagcaatgtggttgactcttaactgcctgaaatggcctggcaagccactcagttcaaggcaattagggatgggcaataaatgctggcctggccagctacgcccacatgaataaaaagaaaaaaaatgaagcatatattgcctcttcctattccttctgtcaaagtgcatcacctcatatttgtcagtattaaattctatctgccatctctctgtccattctgctagcccatttatgtcttgttgcaggtggttcatatcttcCTCACTGTGTGtcgtacctccaagtttggtgtcatcaataAATGTTGAAAatctgctctatattccaagatccaagtcatttacattaaAAA
Proteins encoded:
- the LOC137371655 gene encoding uncharacterized protein, producing the protein MDSLYSLLRNEIGTFEKHVQSCRDSFDLVTLSRFLSAITEQDAASVDSLQRVRQLASRQGTNKVAFKGGSSNVNVYVSWLSAYLEYLQALKETFDDKVVIPLCENLYVNEDTESLGVSSDSSNFPSSTSSQTSSYHQQKKGSGRHQIAQHELPMDSIPKIAKELFNVRRRWALLLTNDTIKDEYFNPQSVADLLRVDTPIHLTKVLRLIPDIFYKTLLATDLSRQWVDLHECRYGLLELTVPVAKGFYNSYGPTMSEVFLVNEKELLMHKEEKTMGSSKDQRFQTTFHKSSEEVDDFNCVKTKLRVDQEELDFLLRREEHVKNLEKQTQESGFKVHNLHSQLEEAKQETELTQQRRNIEVLGKREEGAMNRRRRTNLRKIEELERQLKLEKYRYRILEGDWLLELEIRPSLIRHMEMLKAQCEKYQRQDRQKNRANVYTD